Proteins from one Aspergillus nidulans FGSC A4 chromosome VIII genomic window:
- the cprA gene encoding NADPH--hemoprotein reductase cprA (transcript_id=CADANIAT00002079), with product MAQLDTLDVVVLAVLLAGSIAYFTKGTFWAVAKDPYASSGPAMNGVAKAGKSRNIIEKMDETGKNCVIFYGSQTGTAEDYASRLAKEGSQRFGLKTMVADIEEYDYENLDQFPEDKVAFFVLATYGEGEPTDNAVEFYQFITGDDVSFEGGGSAEDKPLSSLKYVAFGLGNNTYEHYNAMVRQVDAALTKLGAQRIGSAGEGDDGAGTMEEDFLAWKEPMWAALSEAMNLQEREASYEPVFCVTEDESLTPEDNSVYLGEPTKGHLEGQPNGPYSAHNPYIAPIVESRELFTVKDRNCLHMEISIAGTNLTYQTGDHIAIWPTNAGAEVDRFLNVFGLEEKRHSVINIKGIDVTAKVPIPTPTTYDAAVRYYMEVCAPVSRQFVSTLAAFAPDEETKTEIVRLGSDKDYFHEKITNQCFNIAQALQSITSKPFSNVPFSLLIEGLNKIQPRYYSISSSSLVQKDKISITAVVESTRLPGATHIVKGVTTNYLLALKQKQNGDPSPDPHGQTYAINGPRNKYDGIHVPVHVRHSNFKLPSDPSRPIIMIGPGTGVAPFRGFIQERAALAARGEKVGPTVLFFGCRKRDEDFLYKDEWKVFQDQLGDSLKIITAFSRESEKKVYVQHRLKEHAELVSDLLKQKATFYVCGDAANMAREVNLVLGQIIAAQRGLPAEKGEEMVKHMRSSGSYQEDVWS from the exons ATGGCACAACTCGATACTCTTGATGTCGTTGTCCTCGCGGTGCTCTTGGCGGGTAGCATTGCCTACTTCACCAAGGGCACCTTCTGGGCTGTCGCTAAAGATCCCTATGCGTCTTCCGGACCGGCCATGAACGGCGTGGCCAAGGCTGGCAAGTCTCGCAACATAATTGAGAAAATGGACGAAACTGGCAAAAACTGTGTTATCTTTTACGGATCCCAAACTGGAACGGCAGAGGACTATGCCTCGAGATTGGCAAAGGAAGGATCTCAGCGATTCGGCCTCAAGACAATGGTGGCCGACATCGAAGAGTACGACTACGAGAATCTGGACCAGTTTCCCGAAGACAAGGTTGCGTTTTTTGTTCTGGCTACTTATGGAGAGGGTGAGCCTACCGATAACGCTGTCGAATTCTATCAGTTCATCACTGGCGACGACGTGAGTTTCGAGGGTGGTGGCTCCGCTGAGGATAAGCCGCTGTCCTCCCTCAAGTATGTCGCTTTCGGTCTGGGTAATAACACGTATGAGCACTACAACGCCATGGTTCGCCAAGTGGACGCTGCCTTGACTAAACTCGGTGCGCAACGAATTGGCTCCGCTGGagagggtgatgatggcgctggtacaatggaagaagactTCTTGGCATGGAAGGAACCTATGTGGGCTGCGCTTTCTGAGGCTATGAACTTGCAGGAGCGCGAGGCCTCTTATGAACCGGTTTTCTGTGTTACGGAAGACGAATCATTGACCCCAGAGGACAACTCCGTTTACCTCGGTGAGCCTACCAAGGGACATCTTGAAGGCCAACCAAACGGTCCTTACTCTGCGCACAACCCCTACATCGCACCCATTGTTGAATCTCGTGAGCTGTTCACCGTCAAAGACCGCAACTGCTTGCACATGGAAATTAGCATCGCTGGAACCAACCTCACTTATCAAACTGGAGACCATATTGCCATTTGGCCCACCAACGCAGGCGCAGAGGTGGATCGGTTCCTGAATGTCTTTGGTCTTGAGGAGAAGCGTCACTCGGTCATCAATATTAAGGGAATCGATGTTACCGCCAAAGTTCCTATCCCTACGCCTACCACCTATGATGCCGCCGTCCGTTACTACATGGAAGTCTGTGCTCCTGTTTCTCGTCAGTTCGTCTCGACTCTGGCTGCTTTTGCCCCCGATGAGGAGACTAAGACGGAAATTGTACGCCTGGGTAGCGATAAGGATTACTTCCATGAAAAGATCACCAATCAGTGTTTCAACATCGCTCAGGCTCTGCAGAGCATCACCTCTAAGCCTTTCTCCAATGTCCCGTTCTCCCTGCTCATTGAGGGTTTGAACAAGATCCAGCCTCGTTATTACTCgatctcctcgtcttctctcgTCCAAAAGGACAAGATTAGCATCACCGCAGTTGTGGAGTCTACCCGCTTGCCCGGGGCTACCCATATTGTTAAAGGCGTGACTACGAACTATCTCCTTGcactgaagcagaagcaaaacGGTGACCCTTCGCCTGACCCTCATGGCCAGACGTATGCGATTAACGGCCCGCGCAACAAGTACGATGGTATTCATGTTCCCGTTCATGTCAGACATTCCAACTTCAAGCTGCCTTCTGATCCTTCGCGTCCTATCATCATGATTGGTCCCGGTACTGGCGTCGCTCCTTTCCGTGGTTTCATTCAAGAACGAGCTGCTCTGGCTGCCCGTGGTGAGAAGGTTGGTCCAACTGTCTTGTTCTTTGGCTGCCGCAAGCGCGACGAAGATTTCCTATACAAGGATGAATGGAAG GTTTTCCAGGACCAACTTGGTGACAGCCTGAAGATTATCACTGCCTTCTCCCGCGaatcggagaagaaggtttACGTCCAGCACCGGCTTAAGGAACATGCCGAGCTTGTCAGTGATCTGCTCAAGCAAAAGGCGACATTCTATGTTTGCGGTGACGCTGCGAACATGGCTCGCGAGGTTAACCTTGTGCTAGGTCAAATTATCGCGGCTCAGCGTGGTCTGCCCGccgagaagggagaggagatggTGAAGCATATGCGTAGCAGTGGCAGCTACCAGGAGGATGTCTGGTCATGA